The genomic DNA tttcagAAGTTAAAGTTGTCTTTTAAATGCTCTTATTAGATTAATGAGCCAAGTAATTCATAGCTTATAGAATTAAGCCAGATTATTTAGCTTAATTTGTGctgaatctaaataattaagtgaatTTAAACAACAGTTATCAAATAAACTTAATTCAAAGAAGTActtaattattgaaattaagTGATGAGTTGCGTTATAAAAACTACAAAAGGAGAAAGGAATACAATTAAAACCCAAACCTTCTTATACCAAAGAAACCCTCCACTGTGTTCCCTATTCCATAGCCAAAACCTTCTGCAGTTTCAGTTTCTCTAGCTTTGACATGGTTAGTTCACCATTTTGTATGTGTGCTGAAACCAATTAGCTTTTGTTTATTAATCATTCcacattttaacttaattttctaAACAGATCAGTGATTTGGGCTGTGATTGGGGCTATATCTTTGCTTCGGTTGCCCAGAAGTATATAGAGTTCTATTTGAAGTGTTTGGATTGGATCCAGAAGCTGAAGATTGCCAGCCTAAGCTACGAAGACAACTAGAAGATGTAGATTACGTTTCCGCTGAATTTGAAAGCAAAAAGCTAAGCTGGCAAGAAGTTGCATCTTATAAGGCAAGTCCGGacaatacttttattaaaattagtagttataaagtttttttaaacaCATAAACACGAAACTATTACTTCTAATTACGTCCGCAAAGACTTTGTTTGTAGTTAGCACTTTAATTCTTCGTTCAAATTCTTCTACCAATTTCATAAATGTAGGCCGAAAACGTACActtatattgatttaaaaagAAACTCTTGCCCGTAGTTCTCAGAATCACGAATTCCTTAGGAGCAACATTAACCTTCATATTCATCTTGATCCAAATTTCAACAGTATAAGGGAACTTAAACATAACGTGTTCAAGTGTTTCTCTTTCAACTCTACACGATGGACGTCTACATTAGTATAGTTCCTTCCATTGCTCGTTTTCTTAAAACTGTAAACACCACTGAAAACCATTCACAATGACAAAATTGTAAAGTCTGAACTTCAGTGTAGTTTGGTTACCTGAACCATATAAGGTTGTAATTCTGATCATTCATTCAAActataatattatgatattacAGCCCCCAGAAGATTCGTTGTTTGTGCATCCAAGGCTTTTCCGTGCATGCATTCCATTAGGAACACATCGTTTCAGAGGAAATATATGGGATTACGAAAGCCGACCCCAAGTTATGCAGAGTTTGGGCTATCCCTTAACAATGGTCGACAGAATTCCAGAAATTACTGATGCCCGAAACATAGAACTTGGACTTGGACTGCAGGTAAGTACTTGTATTCTCATTTTATGCTATGGCTGCCATTGAAAGAGGCATCAAAAGTGTCATTTTATTGAACTCTCATTTCTCATTGAATTAAGAAAATTGTTCATTACTTCAGATGATCAATTTATAGGATATATACCTTATCTTATGTAAGGTAGAGTATAAAGACTTTATTGAAACGAGTTTTATCATAGACATATGATCTATTTATAGCATATACTACCTTGAATAGaatcttaatcaaatttaattattctcaATCATATCATATATTAATTCTGTTTGGAAACACCTGGAGCTAGAGATgagtttaaatgaaaaaacataGATAAATTTCattggaatatttttttattttcttttttcaagtATGTCATCTTGATGTCGATTTAGTAGAGATAATGTACAGAAACATTAACTTAATTATgcatatattcataaatttgcTTAAGTTTTTTAGCTACAACTCTAACTCTAAATGTTTCTAAAACATAGCTAAATTTCAACATAGAGTTATAGGTAATGATGAATTTGTTGACTGCTCCCCTTATTTGGTTAACCAGTCCATTTTGCAACTTTTTGATTCAGCTCTGTTTCCTGCACCCTTCAAAATACAAGTTTGAACACCCTCGGTTTTGCTACGAGCGGTTGGAATACCTCGGCCAAAAGATTCAGGTAAATCAATagccaaacaaaagaaaaccgaATTTATTTCAGCAATTGTATTGGCATTCTCATTTTCTACCACAGGATCTGGTGATGGCCGAGAAATTACTTATGAAGCATCTTGATGCACCGGGGTCATGGTTACAAGAGAGGCATCGTAAAATTTTGCTGAACAAGTTTTGTGGGAAATACCTGAGAGAGAAGAATCTTCATCGGTTGATTATATACAGCGATGGGGTTCAAGATGCATATGAGCAAAACCGGAGACTGAGAAACCCTGCCACGACTTGTGTTCAACAAGCCATTCACGGGCTTGCATATGCTGTTTATGGGAAGCCTGACGTGAGGCGATTGATGTTTGAAGTTTTTGACTTTGAGCAAGTTCTACCTAAGGCTGTTGATAGATGATATATGGGAAGTTTGTTCGGAATGAGAATCGAAGGGTTTGGATTTAGTTGGCCGTGGGCCTCGAGGTTATTGGCGAATTTGATTGTGAGCTAAGGGCAAGGAGTCCATTTTATTCAATTGTAACTTCAGAATAGAATATTTTGTTTAGGAGTTTCTTTTAACATAATGTTTACTTCCTTTAATTTATGCATTATATAATGAGTTGATTCATTTTGATCATCAAATCaattatatcttttaaataagtttCATTTGAATGAAAAACTTCAATTGAGTTAACTTAAATTTTCTAAGTTTttattcaaacataaaaaacatgtaattataataataataataataaaaatcaacttGACCTCATAATTAAAagagattttaataatttgagttaaTTGAATGGTCCAATCAATTTAaacttatctttttttttaaaataataaggaAAAATAAGAACCACATGAAGAAAGTATTCAGCAAAGAAAGGTTGGCCCACTGCAAAAGATTTTTCTTTCCACCAAAACACAAACCATTCATTAATTTCTGTTAGTTTTATGATTATTCATCTCAAATGGGCAACCATTCATTTCCCCAATTGCACCAAGAATTGCTTCTTTCTCTCCCTCTGTCTGAAGTCTGAACCTTGCTTGAGCATTGAAATCAATGCTCAAGCTCAATGTGTGCTGCTCTATAATAGTACCCCTTAGTACTATTCCATTAAGATCACAAATCGAAACAGGCAGATTCCAGACATGGGTAGTTCAGTACAAGGTTAGAAACAAATTACATCAGCAGCCAAGAACAAGTTCCAATATTGTTGTTAAGGCTTTAAAGGATGAGAAAGAAGGTTCTAATGGGTTATCTGGTCCAAGCTGGGATCCTGGATTGGAGTTTGAAGTTCCATTTGAACAGAGACCAGTGAATGAATACGCGTCTTTGAAGGACAGCAGTTTATATTCATGGGGAGAACTGAGTCCATCATCGTTTTTAACACGAATTGGCAGTCTTTGGCTTGTCACTTTCATCACTCTTGGTGTGCCAGTTGCAGCCGCGAGTTTTAATCCTACAAAGGACCCTTTAAGGTTTGGGTTGGCAGCTGGGACTGGAACTCTGTTTATTGTTTCATTGATTGTTCTCAGGATTTATCTGGTATAGTTAGTTAGTTTATTGAATTAATACttgttgtttttgttataaaaGATCAATTAATTaccaaaattttgttattatttttatagggATGGAGCTATGTTGGTGATAGATTGTTATCAGCAGTAGTACCTTATGAAGAGACAGGATGGTATGATGGACAAATGTGGGTCAAACCACCCGAGGTCAATCTTCTTTCATTtccttatttgaaaatttattaagaattagtTGCAATTAGGTAATACATTATCCCTCCTAGCTTAGATCCACGTGTTAAGTAGACTTGGATTAAGGAGTACTATcctaaatactaaattaaagtatatagccaggggtttaGGTATTTGAGATTTGAACAACTTAGTCGTTACCTCACATTAAGTTAAAGCGTTTTGAGTGAGAATCGAACTCGTAATATTTAGTTTATCAAATACCAACTCTTACCACTTGAATTATCCTAACCAGATAATATTTGGGCAAACGTCATTAAATATGAGTGCCACATACTTATGTGGTTGGGCTTGGATGTGGggatatgttttaaattttgtatatgtgattttaatatttttgtaactCCATGGATTAGGGTATTTATCATACTACTATTATAACTTCATACTTACAAGTCTTAATTGTGTGACACTACATATAACAACTTTAGAATTAGTTTGTATGATAACTGGTATAAAATgggattttatttaatttttcaattaggATGGAATTGGACTAATTCTAATTCAAATGAATTTTTAGTAGAGGAAAGCCAAAAAAGCACATTACTATTGAGCTTCGAGAACTATCGGATATGAGAGAAGTCATTGTGTTGTCGAACTGTTGTTTGTTTCTACTTACGTAGTTTTTTTATTGCAGATTCTTGCACGAGACAGGCTGCTCGGCTCATATAAGGTAAAATTACAATCAGATAAGCAAGTCATTCAATCCATCAGTGATCTATGTCTGAATTGTTACATTtggaatgtttttttttactatttaaccGGTAGTTAACAGTAACAAATATGAAAAGTCATAAAATCTTTGTACATTTGTTGTGTTTACAGGTGAAGCCTGTCATAAAACTGCTCAAACAAACACTAGTTGGGACCGGAATAATATTGGTGAGTGcagttttcttatttatattcgCCACACCAATAGAGGATTTCATCCACAATAGTCCAAATTCAACCAACCAAAAATCCAATCTTATAAGGTAATTTTGACTTTTTGTTTTGCTTTAAATTCCCTTCATTTTCTATCTTTATTCTTGTTAtgacatttatatattagatGTTTTATAGAAAGGAGAAGCTCTTAAATCTTCCAATGGAAGTGATGAAAGACGACGATTTAGCAGCAGCGGCAGCTGAGGCTGCTGACGGGCGACCGGTCTATTGCAGAGATAGATACTATCGTGTGCTAGCCGGTGGCCAGTATTGCAAATGGGAAGATTTACTtaagtaatttaaaaagaaaaactctTCATCTTGTTATTATATAAAGCTTGGTGCTTACCTTTCTTACTGTGTTGTGTTATTTGTCATCATTTTGGACCTAAAATCTAAAGTAGAAGGAAACACTAGTACTACAAGAACATTACATGTATGTAAAAGATACAAGGGCCAACATTAGGACCAAAGAGACATATATAGATCTTTCTCAAAACTTGTGTTTTTTGAACAAAATGTACCGAATCCTCTGAGAATTCGgagaatatatatacacatctactttaaaaagtaaaatgatGTGATCATAAGTTTATAATAGAGGATGCTTGTCTTTGATACATTTTTTAGTGATAAGATATGATACTAAGGAAGAGACTAAATGTAAAGATATTTGTGATGACTAAGGACAACATCATTCAAATTGATGGATGTACTTAAGATGTTGCTGGAATTGGCATTAAATGGAAGTGAagtgaaaagaaaagaaaagatttCCTTTGAAGAGATGTATCCAAAGATGATGAAAATTACTAAGGAAAAGAGGTTATCAATATCTAAGTTGGAAGACTAAAAGAGTGAAGGTATCTTCATAATTCCAGCACCTTTTCTTGTGTTAGGGTCTACAAATTAAGGTCgcggtcctagaataattccAGCACATTTTTTcggtcctattgtgcacatgggccagtttatgtttatttgtttaataattttgttttattttcattctcttATATTTCTCAAACCGAATACTGTTATTTctaaaagttgttgtaacaagatTGTAACCGACTACTCTTGAGTAATTCAGCCGctataaatgctgatgcccaccccacttttttgCCATGAATGAAAGTTTTGTGAAAGTTCTTACCCTTAATTATTCTCTCGGTCTTGAACctctatcttggactactaggtgtattctagtagtattaTCTTCTTATctttgtttcttctctctttaacctcgaattctcttctcatattATTTCCGATGCg from Impatiens glandulifera chromosome 9, dImpGla2.1, whole genome shotgun sequence includes the following:
- the LOC124915501 gene encoding protein CONSERVED IN THE GREEN LINEAGE AND DIATOMS 27, chloroplastic yields the protein MLKLNVCCSIIVPLSTIPLRSQIETGRFQTWVVQYKVRNKLHQQPRTSSNIVVKALKDEKEGSNGLSGPSWDPGLEFEVPFEQRPVNEYASLKDSSLYSWGELSPSSFLTRIGSLWLVTFITLGVPVAAASFNPTKDPLRFGLAAGTGTLFIVSLIVLRIYLGWSYVGDRLLSAVVPYEETGWYDGQMWVKPPEILARDRLLGSYKVKPVIKLLKQTLVGTGIILVSAVFLFIFATPIEDFIHNSPNSTNQKSNLIRKEKLLNLPMEVMKDDDLAAAAAEAADGRPVYCRDRYYRVLAGGQYCKWEDLLK